In a single window of the Verrucomicrobiia bacterium genome:
- a CDS encoding DUF748 domain-containing protein, whose translation MGEKSTMGKKPAAFKWLLGLGIVVLIYTVTGFFIVPAIIKSQMLKRLPALTKRQVSVAEVKCNPYVLSLTIRGLALTETNGDVFSSFDEFYGNFQLLASLAKRSWVFDEVTLTRPFAQVTYQADGNFNFANLLTDLPAKPKTASSAPPSLPSIQIDVLSITNGSVAITDLKRETPFHTKFLPIDFFVTNLTTIRDKNSPYSFVARAGTGETFAWSGTITINPLRSSGIFRLGALALPQFGTYARDYAKFQIANGLLDIAADYNYDSSTNMLDLNVSKAAVFLTHLELKAPDTGETVVNIPELSVTDADASVLHRSAHVGKVKSSDGSLLVRQNQDGTINLLSLLNLPTNAPATEPKAASTGTPPLTAKIDEIIFTNYSIKAEDKKLEKPASFDIDQLTFDLKGVSNASNAPVTASASLLFQKTGMINVDGTATLLPPSADLQVAITNLDLRAIQPYVEQQIKLAITSGTVDVNGHAKYASPEPGAPMVTFTGDVTVAKFDTADDVLFKDFAKWDSLNVTGIHFQMQPIKVEVDRVKFSGLNTSVIVGPDRRLNLETVLRNQISTAKANAAPKEKLDLKLGALELENASLHFADDSIEPHCSFDVQQFDGTITGLSSQENTTATVDFKGKIDSHSPFGVSGKINPLVNDIYADISVAITNTELTAFTPYTEKFAGRPLSKGKLSFAVHYLIDKKALKSENGFYVDQLTLGAKNNSPNATTLPVKLAVALLKDRHGRIQLDVPVSGRLDDPKFKLGPIIWQVVENLIAKAATSPFSLLGAVFGGGEEMSYVNFAPGQAAIPDTETNKLNTLSKALYERPELTVEINGSADPDQDRAPLAQMKLQQQIKSLWVKELTDAGKPAVSVDEVKLDPKDYERLLLVDYKTTIGNYKPSEVGTNTAVVSTNSPLAKSKAPSELYVSPEVRALLAGQSSDTQRGAALLLRPGKPEKISTPKPMLASNISKASASNPTSTTTTESTAAATDAEPQLADMEAQLLQKITVTDDDLRDLMKQRAAAVQTYMLKSGKVTGDRLFITAPKPVTLSLKGEDRVILSLD comes from the coding sequence ATGGGCGAAAAATCTACGATGGGGAAAAAGCCGGCCGCTTTCAAATGGCTTTTGGGGCTGGGAATTGTAGTGTTGATTTATACGGTCACGGGATTTTTTATCGTGCCCGCGATCATCAAGTCGCAGATGTTAAAACGGCTGCCCGCCTTGACCAAACGCCAGGTCAGCGTAGCCGAGGTCAAATGCAATCCCTACGTATTGTCTCTGACGATCCGTGGACTAGCGCTGACGGAAACCAACGGCGACGTGTTCAGTTCCTTCGACGAATTCTACGGCAACTTCCAATTATTAGCGTCGCTCGCAAAACGCAGTTGGGTCTTTGACGAAGTCACACTCACGCGGCCTTTTGCGCAAGTCACTTATCAGGCCGACGGCAATTTTAATTTTGCCAATCTTCTCACCGATCTGCCCGCGAAGCCCAAGACAGCTTCTTCCGCGCCCCCGTCCCTGCCATCAATCCAGATTGATGTGCTAAGCATCACCAATGGCTCGGTCGCGATCACCGACTTGAAACGTGAAACGCCTTTTCACACGAAGTTCCTGCCGATTGATTTTTTCGTGACGAACCTCACGACTATCCGCGATAAGAACAGTCCCTACTCTTTCGTGGCGCGGGCCGGCACTGGCGAGACGTTTGCCTGGTCTGGAACCATCACCATCAATCCGCTTCGGTCGTCGGGAATTTTTCGCCTCGGCGCGCTCGCGTTGCCGCAGTTTGGAACTTACGCCCGCGACTATGCGAAATTTCAGATCGCCAATGGACTGCTCGATATCGCCGCGGATTATAATTACGATTCCAGCACCAACATGCTCGACTTGAATGTTTCGAAGGCGGCAGTGTTTCTGACCCATCTCGAACTTAAGGCGCCCGACACCGGCGAAACCGTCGTTAATATTCCTGAACTCTCCGTGACCGACGCCGATGCCAGCGTGCTTCATCGCAGCGCACACGTCGGCAAAGTCAAATCCTCCGACGGCTCATTGCTCGTCCGGCAAAATCAGGATGGAACCATCAATCTTTTATCGCTGCTGAATCTTCCCACCAACGCGCCCGCGACTGAGCCCAAAGCGGCATCAACCGGCACGCCGCCGCTCACCGCGAAAATTGACGAAATTATTTTCACCAATTATTCAATCAAAGCCGAAGACAAAAAACTCGAGAAGCCCGCCAGCTTTGACATTGATCAACTCACGTTTGATTTGAAAGGTGTGTCGAATGCCAGTAATGCGCCGGTAACTGCTTCGGCTTCGCTGCTGTTCCAAAAGACCGGGATGATCAACGTGGATGGTACGGCCACACTTTTGCCGCCGTCGGCGGATTTGCAGGTCGCGATCACGAATTTGGATTTGCGCGCGATCCAACCTTACGTTGAGCAACAAATCAAATTGGCGATCACGAGCGGCACTGTGGATGTCAACGGTCACGCCAAATATGCCTCTCCTGAACCGGGCGCGCCTATGGTCACCTTCACTGGTGATGTCACGGTCGCAAAATTCGATACTGCCGACGACGTCTTGTTTAAGGACTTCGCCAAATGGGATTCACTCAACGTGACTGGCATTCATTTTCAAATGCAGCCGATTAAAGTCGAAGTGGACCGCGTCAAATTCAGTGGGCTCAATACCAGCGTCATCGTCGGCCCGGATCGTCGTCTCAATCTCGAAACCGTTTTGCGCAACCAAATCAGCACCGCAAAAGCTAATGCGGCTCCAAAAGAAAAGCTGGACCTCAAACTCGGCGCGTTGGAATTGGAAAATGCCTCGCTTCATTTTGCCGACGATTCCATCGAGCCGCATTGCAGTTTTGACGTACAACAATTTGATGGAACTATCACCGGCCTTTCTTCGCAGGAAAACACGACTGCAACGGTGGATTTTAAAGGCAAGATAGATTCCCATTCGCCGTTCGGCGTTTCGGGCAAGATCAATCCGCTCGTGAATGATATTTATGCGGACATTTCGGTGGCGATCACCAACACCGAACTGACGGCTTTCACACCCTACACGGAAAAATTCGCCGGCCGGCCGCTGTCGAAAGGCAAGTTGTCTTTCGCCGTGCATTACTTGATTGATAAAAAAGCGTTGAAGTCGGAAAACGGTTTTTATGTGGATCAGTTGACCCTCGGCGCGAAAAACAATAGTCCCAACGCGACGACCTTGCCGGTGAAACTCGCAGTGGCTTTGCTTAAAGATCGTCATGGGCGCATCCAACTGGACGTGCCCGTTTCCGGCCGGCTCGATGATCCGAAATTCAAGCTCGGCCCTATCATTTGGCAAGTGGTCGAGAATCTTATCGCCAAGGCCGCGACGTCACCGTTTTCGCTTTTGGGCGCCGTCTTCGGCGGCGGTGAAGAAATGAGTTACGTGAATTTTGCGCCCGGCCAGGCTGCGATTCCCGATACCGAAACCAACAAGCTCAATACGCTCAGCAAGGCATTGTATGAGCGGCCCGAATTGACGGTCGAGATCAATGGTTCCGCCGATCCCGATCAGGATCGCGCGCCGCTCGCGCAAATGAAATTGCAGCAGCAGATCAAATCGCTTTGGGTGAAGGAATTGACTGATGCCGGCAAACCCGCCGTGTCGGTGGATGAAGTGAAACTCGATCCCAAGGATTACGAACGTCTTTTGCTCGTGGATTATAAGACGACCATTGGCAATTACAAACCGAGCGAAGTGGGGACGAACACGGCTGTGGTATCCACCAATTCGCCTCTCGCCAAATCGAAAGCGCCGTCCGAACTTTATGTCAGCCCTGAAGTGCGCGCATTGCTCGCGGGTCAAAGTTCCGATACGCAACGCGGGGCGGCGTTGTTACTTCGTCCCGGCAAGCCCGAGAAAATTTCCACTCCCAAGCCGATGCTGGCATCGAACATATCGAAGGCTTCGGCATCAAATCCAACTTCCACTACCACCACTGAATCTACTGCGGCGGCGACTGACGCGGAACCCCAGCTTGCCGACATGGAGGCGCAGCTTCTCCAAAAGATCACGGTCACGGATGATGATTTGCGCGACTTGATGAAGCAACGCGCCGCCGCCGTGCAGACGTACATGCTGAAAAGCGGCAAGGTCACTGGCGACCGCCTCTTCATCACCGCGCCGAAACCCGTCACCCTCTCGCTCAAAGGCGAAGACCGCGTGATTCTCAGCCTTGATTGA
- a CDS encoding glucose 1-dehydrogenase: MFKLTNKIALVTGAGSGIGASIAETFASAGAHVIVTDFNEASGEAIAKKIQSYGKAEFLRLDVSQETDCQRVTEKVLAAHGQLDILVNNAGIGCVGTLLQTKVEDMDRLYSVNVRGVFNVSKAFLPSMIERKQGAIVNLASIGGVVGIRDRLAYCTTKFAVVGLTKSMALDHSHQGVRVNCICPGRVETPFVKARLAEYPDPEKAYREMSATQLTGRMLQPEEVAAAALYLASDEASSVAGTTMMVDGAWSAGK; encoded by the coding sequence ATGTTCAAACTCACCAATAAAATCGCCCTCGTCACCGGTGCCGGTTCGGGCATCGGCGCTTCCATCGCGGAAACTTTTGCTAGCGCCGGTGCGCACGTCATCGTCACCGATTTCAATGAGGCCAGCGGCGAGGCGATCGCAAAAAAAATTCAGTCCTACGGCAAAGCGGAATTTCTCCGGCTGGATGTCAGCCAGGAAACCGATTGCCAGCGCGTCACCGAAAAAGTTTTGGCCGCGCACGGACAGCTGGATATTTTGGTCAACAACGCGGGCATCGGTTGTGTCGGCACGCTGCTGCAAACCAAAGTCGAGGACATGGACCGCCTCTACTCCGTGAACGTCCGCGGCGTGTTCAATGTCAGCAAGGCTTTTTTGCCCTCGATGATCGAACGCAAGCAAGGCGCGATCGTGAATCTCGCTTCCATCGGTGGCGTCGTTGGCATTCGTGATCGGCTCGCTTATTGCACGACGAAATTCGCCGTCGTCGGCCTGACCAAAAGCATGGCGCTCGATCATTCCCATCAAGGCGTCCGCGTGAATTGCATCTGCCCGGGTCGCGTCGAAACACCGTTCGTCAAGGCGCGCCTCGCCGAATATCCCGACCCGGAAAAAGCCTACCGCGAAATGTCCGCCACCCAACTCACCGGGCGCATGCTCCAGCCGGAAGAAGTCGCCGCCGCCGCCTTGTATCTCGCCAGCGACGAAGCCTCCAGCGTCGCCGGCACGACCATGATGGTGGACGGCGCCTGGAGTGCAGGCAAATAG
- a CDS encoding DUF2934 domain-containing protein — protein sequence MSKSGKGSQGPSIEEIAAYAYNIYEQEGRPEGKHTEHWLQAEAHLKADHQARADEPAPKATAKSDPAPAAAPKGKSRNAAGWQAGSSAPAQSAPRANSR from the coding sequence ATGTCCAAATCCGGCAAAGGTTCTCAGGGGCCGTCCATTGAAGAAATCGCGGCTTACGCTTACAACATTTACGAGCAGGAAGGCCGCCCCGAAGGCAAGCACACCGAACATTGGCTTCAGGCCGAAGCCCACCTCAAGGCGGATCACCAGGCTCGCGCCGACGAACCTGCCCCCAAGGCCACCGCCAAATCCGACCCTGCCCCCGCCGCCGCGCCCAAGGGCAAATCGCGCAATGCCGCTGGTTGGCAAGCTGGTTCTTCCGCCCCCGCGCAATCCGCGCCTCGCGCCAATTCGCGCTGA